The proteins below come from a single Staphylococcus sp. MI 10-1553 genomic window:
- a CDS encoding acyltransferase family protein yields MAQTKKRDTFFDNARAILIFLVVFGHLIQPYTDAHPTVYALYLLIYSFHMPAFLFISGYFAKNVGRADYIENVGKKLLGPYLIFFAFFSIYYFITGKNSSLDLDPFDPVFALWFLLTLFFFNVIIVIVRQFKPIYVLPIAILIAVLAGYSTDVNGYLSWSRTLVFFPIFYIGYIMDGRFSRYIRLRRFMPVSVIVLVSFFIFYTVHPIDSDWLLASTPYKNIEGIEFLLSPLKRLSLYVIILGTMYAFLNLVPRAHHVFTYMGSRTMYVYLLHGIFIGVIRGHQIYPFIEHPWLGLLYNFLFACFIVWIWSSNFVAKWTNPVVHLQRPSAFKPYNQ; encoded by the coding sequence ATGGCACAAACTAAAAAGAGAGATACATTTTTTGATAATGCACGTGCAATCTTAATATTTCTTGTTGTGTTTGGACATTTAATACAACCTTATACCGATGCACATCCAACAGTATATGCACTATATTTACTCATTTATAGCTTTCACATGCCAGCGTTTTTATTTATTTCTGGTTACTTTGCTAAAAATGTCGGACGTGCGGATTATATCGAAAATGTCGGCAAAAAATTGTTAGGCCCTTACTTGATCTTTTTCGCATTTTTTTCGATTTATTACTTTATTACCGGTAAAAATAGTTCACTAGACTTAGATCCATTTGACCCAGTATTTGCACTTTGGTTTTTATTAACACTCTTTTTCTTCAATGTCATTATCGTCATTGTTCGTCAATTCAAACCGATTTACGTGCTCCCGATTGCGATTTTAATTGCAGTATTAGCAGGTTACTCTACTGATGTCAACGGGTATCTGAGTTGGTCACGTACACTTGTATTTTTCCCTATCTTCTACATCGGTTATATTATGGATGGTAGATTTAGTCGTTATATCCGATTAAGACGTTTTATGCCAGTGTCGGTGATCGTGTTAGTAAGCTTCTTTATTTTTTATACCGTACACCCTATCGATTCGGACTGGTTACTCGCAAGCACACCTTATAAAAATATTGAAGGCATCGAATTTTTATTAAGCCCATTAAAAAGATTGAGCTTATACGTCATTATTCTAGGGACGATGTACGCCTTTCTTAATTTAGTGCCTAGAGCGCATCATGTATTTACATATATGGGCTCACGCACGATGTATGTTTACTTACTCCACGGTATTTTTATCGGTGTCATTCGTGGCCATCAAATCTATCCATTTATTGAACACCCTTGGTTAGGATTGTTGTATAACTTCCTATTCGCATGTTTTATCGTTTGGATATGGTCGAGTAACTTTGTGGCAAAATGGACGAATCCTGTTGTTCATTTACAACGCCCTTCCGCATTTAAACCTTATAACCAATAA
- a CDS encoding aminotransferase class I/II-fold pyridoxal phosphate-dependent enzyme, whose amino-acid sequence MKLELNTYAQYLKAPSIRQFSSKINEMNDVINLTIGQPDFHMPDAVKQAYQDAITNDYTTYSHNKGRRDTREAVANYYQSRFNVHYDPEEIIITNGASEALDTALRCMINPGDEILLPGPVYAGYIPLIQTLGGVPVFIDTRETGFKVTPEAIQQHITPRSRAILLNYPSNPTGAILTAEEVAAIVDVLKLHPLFVISDEIYAENTFGHSHTSFAQFDEIRDQLLLINGLSKSHSATGIRIGFLSGPQYLIDKLTFMHAYNCICANVPAQMATIAALREAVDAPQVMNQAYVERRDYLVNALQSMGFRLDGVPQGAFYIFPNIEAFAEDDFAFCVDVLENAGVAMVPGSAFTDFGKGYVRISYAYDMAQLQEGMARLRQYLEARYS is encoded by the coding sequence ATGAAATTAGAACTCAATACATACGCACAATATTTAAAAGCACCAAGTATCCGCCAGTTTTCAAGTAAAATCAATGAAATGAACGATGTGATTAATCTGACAATTGGGCAACCCGATTTTCATATGCCCGATGCCGTTAAACAAGCGTATCAAGATGCGATTACAAATGATTATACGACTTATTCCCACAACAAAGGCCGTCGTGACACACGTGAAGCTGTCGCAAATTATTATCAATCCCGCTTCAATGTTCATTATGACCCGGAAGAAATCATTATTACGAATGGCGCTTCTGAAGCATTAGATACGGCACTCCGTTGTATGATTAATCCAGGAGACGAAATTTTATTACCTGGGCCTGTTTATGCGGGCTATATTCCGTTAATTCAAACGTTAGGTGGCGTACCTGTATTTATCGATACACGTGAGACAGGTTTTAAAGTGACCCCTGAAGCAATTCAACAGCATATCACACCGCGTTCACGTGCGATATTACTCAACTATCCTTCCAATCCAACTGGGGCGATATTGACGGCTGAAGAGGTTGCAGCTATTGTCGACGTGTTAAAACTGCACCCTTTGTTTGTGATTAGCGATGAGATTTATGCTGAGAATACTTTTGGTCACTCTCACACATCTTTCGCGCAGTTTGATGAAATTCGTGATCAATTATTGTTAATTAATGGTTTAAGTAAATCTCATTCAGCTACTGGAATTCGTATCGGTTTTCTATCAGGTCCACAATACTTAATCGACAAGCTGACATTTATGCATGCGTACAACTGTATATGCGCCAATGTACCCGCACAAATGGCAACAATAGCTGCATTACGTGAAGCCGTCGATGCACCTCAAGTGATGAATCAAGCCTATGTCGAACGTCGAGATTACCTCGTCAATGCATTACAATCGATGGGCTTTCGCTTAGACGGTGTGCCACAAGGTGCATTTTACATTTTTCCTAATATCGAAGCCTTTGCCGAAGATGACTTTGCTTTCTGTGTCGATGTATTAGAAAATGCAGGTGTTGCGATGGTGCCTGGTTCCGCATTTACTGATTTCGGTAAAGGCTACGTCCGCATCTCATACGCTTATGATATGGCACAATTACAAGAAGGTATGGCACGTTTACGACAGTATTTGGAAGCGCGTTATTCATAA
- the menB gene encoding 1,4-dihydroxy-2-naphthoyl-CoA synthase: MERQWETLKEYKEIKYEFFEGIAKVTINRPEVHNAFTPNTVQEMIDAFTRARDDERVGVIVLTGEGDKAFCSGGDQKVRGHGGYVGDDQIPRLNVLDLQRLIRIIPKPVIAMVKGYAIGGGNVLQVVCDLTIAADNAKFGQTGPKVGSFDAGYGSGYLARIVGHKKAREIWYLCRQYDAQQALDMGMANTVVPLADIEDETVQWCKEIMRHSPTALRFLKAAMNADTDGLAGLQQFAGDATLLYYTTDEAKEGRDAFKEKREPDFDQFPKFP, encoded by the coding sequence ATGGAAAGACAATGGGAAACATTAAAAGAATATAAAGAAATCAAATATGAATTTTTTGAAGGGATTGCGAAAGTAACAATTAATCGTCCCGAAGTACATAATGCATTCACACCGAATACAGTACAAGAAATGATTGATGCATTTACACGTGCAAGAGATGACGAACGTGTAGGTGTCATTGTATTAACGGGTGAAGGCGACAAAGCGTTCTGTTCTGGTGGAGACCAAAAAGTACGTGGCCATGGCGGTTATGTCGGTGATGACCAAATTCCACGTTTAAATGTATTAGATTTACAACGTTTAATTCGTATCATTCCGAAACCAGTTATCGCGATGGTAAAAGGGTATGCCATTGGTGGCGGTAACGTACTTCAAGTCGTATGTGACTTAACAATTGCGGCTGATAACGCAAAATTTGGTCAAACAGGTCCTAAAGTGGGTTCATTTGATGCAGGTTACGGTTCAGGTTATTTAGCGCGCATTGTCGGTCATAAAAAAGCACGTGAAATTTGGTATTTATGCCGTCAATACGATGCACAACAAGCGTTGGACATGGGTATGGCCAACACAGTTGTACCACTTGCTGACATTGAAGATGAAACAGTGCAATGGTGTAAAGAAATCATGCGTCATTCACCAACAGCGTTACGTTTCTTAAAAGCAGCGATGAACGCAGATACAGATGGATTAGCTGGTTTACAACAATTCGCTGGCGATGCGACATTGTTATACTACACAACAGATGAAGCGAAAGAAGGTCGTGACGCGTTTAAAGAAAAACGTGAACCTGACTTTGATCAGTTTCCTAAATTTCCATAA
- a CDS encoding acyltransferase family protein produces the protein MLHHHFTAMKRLQHPPRYLPGLDGLRAISVIAIIIYHLNAQWLAGGFLGVDTFFVISGYLITSLLLFEYENYQTIDLANFWIKRFKRLIPAMLFVTLVSVIYVALFAPQILHSIKGDAIAALLYISNWWYIFQDVDYFDQFKPMPLKHLWSLAVEEQFYIFFPIVLTLFFKIFKRKRWIVLAFFIISIASAVLMLYMTTPDTNHARTYFGTDTRLQTLLLGVIFAFIWPAFRLKEHPPKFAANIIDSLGLIALLALLTLFYFVNEQQFILYNGGFYCISLLTLILIASLVLPNGRLAKVMSNPVFLYIGKRSYSLYLWHYVIVTFVHQYFVAGQYPYYVYIIDIALTFLMAEISYQFIETPFRRYGFKTFYSKDKIWLTVIRTPVVLAIIVTAALVLSGQFDYLAKQEKKASSYQTNHKNNGKENEKLAEDPAEKEQKAEKFDPKKQSPLFIGDSLTVGMGYYLDEHYQKPTIDAQVGRSMGAAIEVARNYTSFNQKGQPVVIQIGTNGDFDQDQLETLIKDFDKADLYLINTTVPRDYKDHVNQLLKKAADKHKHVTLVDWNKVGVGHTEYFAYDGIHLEHPGIQKLVSELDKEMKANQSKSKNKAEAK, from the coding sequence ATGTTACATCATCATTTTACTGCAATGAAACGATTGCAACATCCACCACGGTATTTGCCGGGACTGGATGGGTTGCGTGCAATTTCAGTGATTGCTATCATTATTTATCATCTTAATGCACAGTGGCTAGCTGGAGGCTTTTTAGGTGTAGATACATTTTTTGTGATCTCTGGTTATTTAATTACATCACTATTATTATTTGAATATGAAAACTATCAAACAATCGATTTAGCAAACTTTTGGATTAAACGTTTTAAAAGGTTAATCCCAGCGATGCTATTCGTGACATTAGTATCAGTAATATACGTCGCTTTATTTGCCCCTCAAATATTACATTCGATTAAAGGGGATGCGATTGCAGCATTGTTATATATATCGAACTGGTGGTACATTTTTCAAGATGTAGACTATTTTGACCAGTTCAAACCGATGCCATTGAAGCACTTATGGTCATTGGCCGTTGAAGAACAATTCTATATCTTTTTCCCAATTGTATTAACGTTATTTTTTAAAATATTTAAAAGAAAAAGATGGATCGTACTCGCGTTTTTCATTATTTCTATTGCTTCGGCAGTATTAATGTTATATATGACAACGCCCGATACGAACCATGCACGTACATATTTTGGGACAGATACCCGTTTACAAACTTTATTATTAGGTGTCATTTTTGCATTTATATGGCCAGCTTTTCGATTGAAAGAACATCCGCCTAAATTTGCGGCTAACATTATCGATAGTCTAGGTCTTATCGCATTATTAGCGCTACTTACATTGTTCTATTTTGTAAACGAACAGCAATTCATCCTTTATAACGGTGGATTTTACTGTATTTCATTACTGACATTGATACTCATTGCGAGCCTTGTACTTCCGAATGGGCGATTAGCTAAAGTGATGAGTAATCCTGTATTTTTGTACATCGGTAAAAGGTCATACAGTTTATATTTATGGCATTACGTCATTGTGACATTTGTACATCAATACTTTGTCGCAGGTCAATATCCATATTATGTTTATATTATTGATATTGCGTTAACATTTTTGATGGCAGAAATTTCATATCAGTTTATTGAAACGCCATTTAGACGTTATGGTTTCAAAACATTCTATTCAAAAGACAAGATTTGGTTAACGGTGATTCGTACACCAGTCGTTTTGGCTATTATCGTCACAGCAGCTTTAGTGCTCAGTGGTCAATTTGATTATCTTGCCAAACAAGAGAAAAAGGCGAGCAGTTATCAAACGAATCATAAAAATAACGGTAAAGAAAATGAAAAATTAGCAGAAGACCCAGCTGAAAAGGAACAGAAAGCAGAAAAGTTCGATCCTAAAAAGCAATCACCGCTCTTTATTGGTGACTCCTTAACAGTAGGGATGGGTTATTATCTGGATGAGCATTATCAAAAGCCTACCATTGATGCACAAGTCGGTCGTTCAATGGGAGCAGCAATCGAGGTTGCGAGAAACTATACATCATTTAATCAAAAAGGGCAACCGGTCGTCATTCAAATTGGCACGAATGGTGATTTTGATCAAGATCAATTAGAAACACTCATCAAAGATTTTGATAAAGCGGACCTATATTTAATCAATACGACAGTGCCGCGTGATTATAAAGATCATGTGAATCAATTGCTTAAAAAAGCAGCTGATAAACATAAACATGTGACATTAGTTGATTGGAATAAAGTCGGTGTCGGTCATACGGAATATTTTGCGTATGATGGAATACATTTAGAACATCCAGGAATTCAAAAGCTCGTGTCAGAGTTGGATAAAGAGATGAAGGCGAATCAGAGTAAGTCCAAAAATAAAGCAGAAGCAAAATAG
- the menD gene encoding 2-succinyl-5-enolpyruvyl-6-hydroxy-3-cyclohexene-1-carboxylic-acid synthase produces MTNQRFLTEQVFHFVSELYAYGLREVVISPGSRSTPLALAFECHPHIQTWIHPDERSAAFFALGLIKGSQRPVAILCTSGTASANYVPAIAESHISRLPLIVLTSDRPHELRGVGAPQAINQVNMFQNYVRFQFDLPIADGTPNTLDVNKYQLQKASQFFDGPHQGPVHFNLPFREPLTPDLSCQDLLTSYHYERPHYQKTMDFSAILPVLKQSKGLIVVGDMQLQDISQILTFATIYDLPILADPLNGIRATQHPNVVTTYDLLLRSGLDLSADFVIRVGKPVVSKKLNQWLKTTDATQILVQNNADIDAFPKNPDYFFEMSANDFFRALGDIPAAYRKMWLRQWQSIEEQARHTIKAHQKTANDEAAYVSRVLDKLGADDALFVSNSMPIRDIDNLYIDHQARIYANRGANGIDGVVSTALGMAVHKKVTLLIGDIAFYHDMNGLLMSKLNDIHMNIVLLNNDGGGIFSYLPQKEGAPEHFERLFGTPTGLNFEHAALLYDFNYKRFQDLQSFEYSHLTTMTPTLFEVVTQREANYEAHQNLYQKLSEVVNVTL; encoded by the coding sequence ATGACTAATCAACGCTTTTTGACGGAGCAAGTGTTTCATTTTGTGTCAGAGTTATATGCATATGGGTTACGTGAAGTCGTGATAAGTCCGGGGTCACGCTCCACTCCTTTAGCACTCGCGTTTGAATGTCATCCACATATTCAAACGTGGATCCATCCCGATGAAAGAAGTGCTGCTTTTTTTGCGTTAGGTTTGATCAAAGGCAGTCAACGTCCGGTCGCGATTCTTTGTACATCTGGCACAGCTTCTGCAAACTATGTGCCTGCTATTGCTGAAAGTCATATTAGTCGTTTGCCACTTATTGTACTGACAAGTGATCGACCGCATGAATTAAGAGGTGTAGGTGCGCCACAAGCAATCAATCAAGTCAATATGTTTCAAAACTATGTGCGTTTCCAATTCGATTTACCGATTGCAGATGGGACGCCGAATACACTGGATGTGAACAAATACCAGTTACAAAAGGCGAGTCAGTTTTTCGACGGTCCACACCAAGGTCCAGTGCACTTCAATTTACCTTTCCGTGAACCGTTAACACCGGATCTGTCGTGCCAAGATTTGTTGACGTCATATCATTATGAACGTCCACACTATCAAAAAACGATGGATTTCAGTGCAATTCTTCCAGTGTTGAAGCAATCTAAAGGGCTGATTGTAGTAGGGGACATGCAGCTTCAAGATATTTCACAAATTTTAACTTTCGCGACGATATATGATTTGCCGATATTGGCTGATCCACTTAATGGTATTCGCGCGACACAACATCCGAATGTCGTCACGACGTATGATTTATTGTTGCGCTCAGGACTCGACTTGTCGGCTGATTTTGTCATTCGTGTCGGTAAACCAGTCGTCTCTAAAAAGTTAAATCAATGGTTGAAAACGACAGATGCGACACAAATTTTAGTCCAAAATAATGCGGATATAGATGCGTTTCCGAAAAATCCAGATTACTTTTTTGAAATGTCGGCCAATGACTTTTTCAGAGCACTAGGGGATATACCTGCTGCTTACCGAAAAATGTGGTTGCGACAATGGCAAAGTATAGAAGAGCAGGCGCGACATACGATCAAAGCACATCAAAAAACGGCAAATGATGAAGCGGCGTATGTCAGTCGTGTACTCGATAAATTAGGGGCTGACGACGCGTTATTTGTCAGCAATAGTATGCCGATTCGTGATATCGATAATTTATATATTGACCATCAAGCACGTATTTATGCAAATAGAGGGGCGAACGGCATTGATGGCGTTGTTTCTACAGCACTCGGTATGGCTGTACATAAAAAAGTGACATTGCTTATAGGCGATATTGCATTTTATCATGACATGAACGGACTATTAATGTCGAAACTGAACGATATCCATATGAACATTGTCTTATTAAACAATGACGGTGGCGGTATTTTTTCTTATTTACCACAAAAAGAAGGTGCACCTGAACATTTTGAACGGTTATTTGGTACGCCGACTGGTTTGAACTTTGAACATGCAGCATTGTTGTATGACTTTAACTATAAACGATTCCAAGACTTACAATCGTTTGAATACAGTCATTTGACAACGATGACACCGACATTATTTGAAGTCGTGACGCAGCGTGAAGCGAATTACGAAGCACATCAAAATTTATATCAGAAATTGAGTGAAGTTGTGAATGTTACATTATAA
- the menH gene encoding 2-succinyl-6-hydroxy-2,4-cyclohexadiene-1-carboxylate synthase: MLHYNWYAAQSETNKMIVLLHGFMGDQRTFSSHIEPLTQEAHILSVDLPGHGQDQSPEDVVWNFDWVCTQLHVVLEQFKDYTLYLHGYSMGARVALAYALQYQDALAGVMLESGSPGIEDDDARLERQQVDVARARVLEIAGIEVFVNDWEKLPLFQTQRFLTETTRQHIRQLRLAQQPKRLAKALRDYGTGHMPNLWPQLESLKLPVQLIVGEWDEKFVHIAERMSDTLSEAQLTVVSQVGHTVNVEDGVKFDTILLEFIKG; the protein is encoded by the coding sequence ATGTTACATTATAACTGGTATGCAGCACAGTCAGAAACGAATAAAATGATCGTCCTCTTGCACGGTTTTATGGGTGATCAACGCACATTTTCATCTCATATTGAGCCATTGACACAAGAGGCACATATCTTAAGTGTGGATTTGCCTGGCCACGGTCAAGATCAATCACCAGAAGATGTTGTATGGAATTTTGACTGGGTATGTACGCAATTACATGTTGTGTTGGAACAGTTCAAAGACTACACGCTATACCTTCATGGCTATTCAATGGGTGCACGTGTTGCTTTAGCTTATGCATTGCAATATCAAGACGCGTTGGCAGGTGTTATGTTAGAAAGTGGCTCACCTGGAATTGAAGATGATGATGCACGTCTCGAACGTCAACAAGTGGATGTAGCTCGGGCACGTGTCCTTGAAATTGCGGGTATTGAAGTGTTTGTGAATGATTGGGAAAAATTGCCATTGTTCCAAACGCAACGCTTTTTAACTGAGACCACACGCCAACACATTCGTCAGCTGAGACTTGCACAACAACCGAAGCGATTAGCGAAAGCATTGCGTGATTATGGTACAGGACATATGCCAAACTTATGGCCACAATTAGAAAGTTTGAAATTGCCTGTGCAACTCATCGTAGGGGAATGGGATGAAAAGTTTGTACACATTGCTGAACGTATGTCTGACACGCTTTCAGAGGCACAATTGACAGTCGTATCGCAAGTCGGCCATACGGTAAATGTGGAAGATGGCGTTAAATTTGATACAATACTATTAGAGTTTATAAAAGGTTAA